The Aequorivita sublithincola DSM 14238 genome window below encodes:
- a CDS encoding response regulator: MKTILLIEDDTALRENTAELLELSNYKVFTAPNGRIGIEKAIQETPNIIICDIMMPEIDGYGVLEAVTSEEKTKHIPFIFLSAKTEHKEIRKGMDMGADDYLTKPFDEEELLSAVESRLAKASILAMRNQNLSIDEENPKNLNQLKNFFCDEGQVSKYKKGENIYRRGDHSNSLFLILKGVVKTHTMDDNAKELITGLHKEDDFLGFTSFDDNFPYNETATAVEDVEIVGLSKAYVKDILKKSQDVSLELMNLLSDNLADVKQQLLKMAYSSVRKKTASTIIQFVEIMNKNPKAPLRISRNDLAATAGIATESLIRTLSDFKKSGIIEIEGRDIRVIDLESLRDIN; this comes from the coding sequence ATGAAAACCATCCTCCTAATTGAAGACGACACCGCCTTACGCGAAAACACCGCCGAGCTTTTGGAGCTTTCCAATTACAAAGTTTTTACTGCCCCAAACGGCAGAATAGGGATAGAAAAAGCAATTCAAGAAACGCCAAACATAATTATTTGTGATATTATGATGCCCGAAATTGATGGTTATGGTGTATTGGAAGCAGTAACTTCTGAAGAAAAAACCAAGCATATTCCTTTCATTTTTCTTTCGGCCAAAACGGAACACAAAGAAATTAGAAAAGGAATGGATATGGGCGCGGACGATTATCTCACAAAACCTTTTGATGAAGAAGAGCTGTTAAGTGCTGTGGAAAGTCGCTTGGCAAAGGCGAGCATTTTAGCAATGAGAAATCAAAACCTTTCTATAGATGAAGAAAATCCAAAAAATCTAAATCAGTTAAAGAATTTTTTTTGTGATGAAGGCCAAGTTTCAAAATATAAAAAGGGAGAAAATATTTATCGTAGAGGCGATCATTCTAACAGTCTTTTTTTAATACTTAAGGGCGTTGTGAAAACCCACACTATGGATGACAATGCAAAGGAACTAATCACTGGTCTTCACAAAGAAGACGACTTTTTAGGCTTTACGTCTTTTGATGATAATTTTCCGTACAACGAAACCGCAACAGCTGTGGAAGATGTTGAAATTGTTGGATTATCAAAAGCTTACGTCAAGGATATTTTGAAGAAAAGCCAAGATGTTTCTTTAGAATTAATGAATCTTCTTTCCGATAATCTTGCTGATGTAAAACAACAATTACTGAAAATGGCGTATAGCTCGGTTAGGAAAAAAACGGCCTCAACCATTATTCAGTTTGTTGAAATAATGAATAAAAATCCAAAAGCTCCATTGCGAATTTCTAGAAATGATCTAGCCGCAACCGCGGGAATTGCTACGGAAAGTTTAATAAGAACACTTTCAGATTTTAAAAAAAGTGGTATTATTGAAATTGAAGGACGAGATATTCGAGTTATAGATTTGGAGAGTTTAAGAGATATTAATTAA
- a CDS encoding PAS domain-containing sensor histidine kinase — protein MKVFEEKKGNIFKILSEAISEGIVIVNEKQEIVTSNEAADNMFGYKTGELLGKSLNVLIPREYRQSHPKQVNEFLGKRDPRQMGHGRDLYGERKDGSIFPVEAGLNPFEIYSSKYVMALVTDISVRKNQENEIIELNSSLEQKIQDRTKELKKTIDELNEEVAKRKEAEHKITESLRKERELNDLKTKFLSLVSHEFKTPLSGILTSATLAGKYTETEQQDKREKHLKTIQSKVKYLNNILNDFLSIERLESGKANYKFDTFPLSKVVNEVIYNANMLLKEGQKINYPNDIDDITINFDEKILELSLTNLINNAVKYSPEHSTIDVVVLHEKDLLSIEIIDEGIGIPQKEQKYIFNRYFRAENALLNQGTGIGLNIVKSHLESLGGSVSFESVENNGSKFTISFPIQNI, from the coding sequence ATGAAGGTTTTTGAGGAAAAAAAAGGAAACATTTTCAAGATTTTGTCTGAAGCGATTTCAGAAGGCATTGTTATCGTTAACGAGAAACAGGAAATTGTTACTTCTAATGAAGCTGCAGACAATATGTTTGGGTATAAAACTGGCGAGCTTTTGGGAAAAAGCTTAAACGTTTTGATTCCCAGAGAATACCGTCAGAGTCACCCAAAACAAGTTAATGAATTTTTAGGGAAAAGAGATCCAAGGCAAATGGGGCACGGACGCGATCTTTATGGAGAACGTAAGGATGGAAGCATTTTTCCTGTGGAAGCTGGATTAAATCCTTTTGAAATTTACAGCAGTAAATATGTTATGGCGCTTGTAACCGATATTTCTGTTCGTAAAAATCAAGAAAACGAAATTATAGAACTTAACTCCTCATTGGAACAAAAAATTCAAGATCGTACCAAAGAACTTAAGAAAACCATTGATGAATTAAATGAAGAAGTTGCAAAACGCAAGGAAGCCGAGCATAAAATCACGGAATCTCTACGGAAGGAACGCGAATTGAATGATTTGAAAACAAAGTTCTTGTCCTTGGTTTCACACGAATTTAAAACTCCTTTGAGCGGGATTCTCACTTCAGCTACACTCGCTGGAAAATATACTGAAACCGAGCAACAGGATAAAAGGGAAAAGCACCTAAAAACCATTCAAAGTAAAGTGAAATATTTAAATAATATTTTGAATGATTTTTTATCTATTGAGCGCTTGGAATCTGGAAAGGCTAATTATAAGTTTGATACATTTCCGTTGAGTAAAGTTGTGAATGAAGTAATTTATAACGCAAACATGTTATTGAAGGAAGGTCAGAAAATAAACTATCCCAATGATATTGATGATATTACAATAAATTTTGATGAAAAAATCCTAGAGCTTTCTTTAACGAACCTTATAAATAACGCAGTGAAATATTCGCCAGAACACAGCACGATTGATGTGGTTGTGCTTCACGAAAAAGATTTACTAAGTATAGAAATTATTGACGAAGGAATTGGGATTCCGCAGAAAGAGCAAAAGTACATTTTCAATCGATATTTCCGGGCAGAAAACGCTTTGTTGAATCAAGGCACGGGTATTGGTCTTAACATTGTAAAGAGCCATTTGGAAAGCCTTGGCGGAAGTGTTAGTTTTGAAAGTGTAGAAAATAATGGCAGTAAATTCACTATTTCTTTTCCAATACAAAATATATAA
- a CDS encoding RsiV family protein, whose translation MRVFLSLVFIFTLIACKNDPKKEEVVTDMEINSEIILDSLKVSNENLEFQQKALNLKRRELLEKKDSKAELEELLISKSFLKVDDLYTLNFKYPYLNEKIKPQFENFNEYINKHFVAIKSIEKQILEEKRLCDSLGIPKQNELRTVDYKIYNLNDRLISVLFYKENHYTGAAHAAYTFECLNFDLERAVFMKYEDFFNNGTEEELREILNSLLKEKINSGEIYYDCWAISADDFFGAKNNFVINDDVVEFYFDDCVICPSYTGTYSIKIPLEMLMPVLRKNKRNPLLG comes from the coding sequence ATGAGAGTTTTTCTGTCATTAGTATTTATTTTCACTTTAATTGCTTGTAAAAACGATCCAAAAAAGGAGGAAGTTGTAACGGATATGGAAATCAATTCCGAAATAATTTTAGATTCTTTGAAAGTTTCCAACGAAAACTTAGAATTTCAACAAAAAGCTCTCAATCTGAAAAGACGAGAACTTCTTGAGAAAAAAGATTCTAAAGCAGAATTAGAAGAGTTACTTATCTCTAAATCTTTTTTAAAGGTAGACGACTTGTACACTTTGAATTTTAAATATCCATACCTAAACGAAAAAATAAAACCTCAATTTGAAAATTTCAACGAATATATCAACAAACACTTTGTAGCTATAAAAAGCATAGAAAAGCAAATTTTGGAAGAAAAGCGACTGTGTGATTCATTAGGAATTCCTAAACAAAATGAATTGCGAACAGTAGATTACAAAATCTACAACCTCAACGACAGACTGATTAGCGTTCTTTTTTACAAAGAAAACCACTACACTGGCGCTGCTCATGCTGCCTATACTTTTGAATGTTTAAATTTTGACTTGGAGCGTGCAGTTTTCATGAAATATGAAGATTTTTTCAATAATGGAACTGAAGAAGAGCTTCGCGAAATTTTGAATTCACTTTTAAAGGAAAAGATAAATTCTGGTGAAATTTATTACGATTGTTGGGCAATTTCTGCAGATGATTTTTTCGGCGCAAAAAATAATTTTGTAATAAATGATGATGTGGTAGAATTTTACTTTGACGATTGTGTTATTTGTCCGTCCTACACAGGAACGTATTCTATAAAAATTCCGTTGGAAATGTTGATGCCTGTTTTAAGGAAAAACAAAAGGAATCCTCTATTAGGCTAA
- the trxA gene encoding thioredoxin: MKSNFHKIINSEIPVLVDFYADWCGPCKMLAPILKQVKDELGDYVKIVKIDVDKNQPLASQFQVRGVPTMILFKNGKQLWRQSGVLQKNELVTIINQHKN; the protein is encoded by the coding sequence ATGAAAAGCAACTTCCATAAAATAATAAACTCAGAAATACCTGTATTAGTTGACTTTTATGCAGATTGGTGCGGACCTTGCAAAATGCTTGCACCAATACTAAAACAAGTAAAAGATGAATTGGGAGATTATGTGAAAATTGTAAAAATAGACGTTGACAAAAACCAACCCTTAGCTTCACAATTTCAAGTGCGAGGTGTTCCAACAATGATTCTTTTTAAAAACGGAAAACAACTTTGGAGACAGAGCGGCGTTCTTCAAAAAAACGAACTTGTTACTATAATCAATCAACACAAAAATTGA
- the deoC gene encoding deoxyribose-phosphate aldolase, whose product MELNKYIDHTVLKATTSPKDIIKLCNEAKEYNFYAVCVNSCYVLLAAKELKNSHVKVAAVVGFPLGANSCHTKVCEAAQCIKDGADEIDMVLNIGLLKAKLHKSVREEISAVKEAIGSRTLKVILETCYLTDDEVRIACQIAKRAGADFVKTSTGFGTDGATENVVKIMIYEVGDTLKIKASGGIKDTETAKKYIEMGVSRIGTSSGIEIVTSTKKDTDEHTY is encoded by the coding sequence ATGGAACTGAATAAGTATATAGATCATACTGTGCTCAAGGCAACAACTTCTCCAAAAGATATTATAAAACTTTGTAACGAAGCTAAAGAATATAATTTTTATGCCGTTTGTGTTAACAGTTGTTATGTTCTTTTAGCTGCAAAGGAATTAAAAAATAGCCATGTAAAAGTCGCTGCGGTTGTTGGTTTTCCTTTAGGTGCAAACAGTTGCCACACCAAAGTATGCGAAGCAGCACAATGTATAAAAGATGGCGCAGATGAAATTGATATGGTACTGAACATTGGTCTACTGAAAGCAAAATTACACAAATCTGTTCGGGAAGAAATCTCAGCTGTTAAGGAAGCAATTGGCAGTAGAACTTTAAAAGTAATACTTGAAACCTGCTATTTAACCGATGATGAAGTACGAATAGCTTGCCAAATAGCTAAGCGTGCTGGTGCCGATTTTGTAAAAACCTCCACCGGTTTCGGAACAGACGGAGCAACAGAAAACGTCGTAAAAATAATGATTTACGAAGTTGGCGACACCTTAAAAATAAAAGCTTCCGGAGGAATTAAAGATACTGAAACTGCCAAAAAATATATTGAAATGGGTGTTAGTAGAATAGGAACTTCCTCGGGAATCGAGATTGTAACGTCCACAAAAAAAGACACAGATGAGCACACATATTGA
- the deoD gene encoding purine-nucleoside phosphorylase: protein MSTHIEAKAGEIAESVLLPGDPMRAKWIAEIFLENAKCYNDVRGMLGYTGTFQGKPISVQGTGMGIPSALIYCHELINDYGVKNLIRVGSAGSYQKDINLRDIVIAMAASSNSGINNTRFVNCDFSPTANFELFMKAALYAKERNIPIKAGNVLSSDQFYEDDFNNYKKWAEFGVLCVEMEAAGLYTIAAKFNVKALAILTISDSLVTGESTTAEEREGSFSKMIEIALNTLL, encoded by the coding sequence ATGAGCACACATATTGAAGCCAAAGCTGGCGAAATTGCAGAATCGGTTTTACTTCCTGGCGACCCAATGCGCGCCAAATGGATTGCAGAAATTTTTCTTGAAAACGCAAAATGCTATAATGACGTTCGTGGAATGTTGGGCTATACAGGCACTTTTCAGGGGAAACCGATTTCGGTTCAAGGAACTGGAATGGGTATTCCTTCGGCCTTAATTTATTGCCACGAACTTATTAATGATTACGGCGTGAAAAACCTAATTCGCGTTGGTTCGGCTGGCTCGTATCAAAAAGACATCAATCTACGCGATATAGTAATTGCAATGGCTGCATCCTCAAATTCTGGCATAAACAACACACGTTTTGTAAACTGCGACTTCTCGCCTACTGCCAATTTCGAATTATTTATGAAAGCCGCACTTTACGCTAAGGAAAGAAACATTCCCATAAAAGCAGGAAACGTGCTTTCCAGCGATCAATTTTATGAAGACGACTTCAATAATTATAAAAAATGGGCAGAGTTTGGAGTGCTTTGCGTAGAAATGGAAGCTGCTGGACTCTACACAATCGCTGCCAAATTCAATGTGAAAGCTTTGGCTATTTTGACTATTTCCGATTCCTTGGTAACTGGTGAAAGTACCACTGCTGAAGAACGTGAAGGCAGTTTTTCAAAGATGATTGAGATTGCGCTTAACACTTTACTTTAG
- a CDS encoding universal stress protein — translation MKKILVPVDFSQHSDYALEVAAGIAKKQNAEIIALHMMGLSEAVVTRDESKEVFEAMFYMKLAEKRFAEFLDKDYLKGIKVTDAVHNYKVFSELNDVALDFEADLIVMGSHGSSGLKEVFVGSNTEKVVRTSEIPVLVIKHQTTDFNPQLGVFACDFLPNSITPYLKAKRMFDVLGIKMQPIYINLAGDFRNTREIEKRILTFMNEAKEPNPFESLNNVVQYNDYSVEAGIFAYSQLAGADIIALPTQGRQGLAHFFSGSIGEDVVNHSDLPVMTFKIS, via the coding sequence ATGAAAAAAATATTAGTTCCCGTAGATTTCTCACAGCATTCTGATTATGCCCTAGAAGTTGCGGCAGGAATTGCCAAAAAACAAAACGCTGAAATTATTGCGCTACATATGATGGGCCTTAGCGAAGCGGTTGTAACGCGTGATGAAAGTAAAGAAGTTTTTGAAGCAATGTTTTATATGAAATTAGCTGAAAAACGTTTCGCAGAATTTCTTGATAAAGATTATTTGAAAGGAATAAAGGTGACGGACGCCGTTCACAATTATAAAGTTTTTAGTGAATTGAACGATGTAGCACTCGATTTTGAAGCAGATTTAATTGTAATGGGGTCTCACGGAAGTTCAGGTTTAAAGGAAGTTTTCGTAGGAAGCAACACAGAAAAAGTGGTCCGCACTTCTGAAATTCCTGTATTGGTCATTAAGCACCAAACAACAGATTTTAATCCACAACTTGGCGTTTTTGCTTGCGACTTTTTGCCAAATTCAATAACGCCTTATTTAAAAGCAAAAAGGATGTTCGACGTACTAGGAATTAAAATGCAGCCGATATATATAAATCTTGCGGGAGATTTCAGAAATACTCGTGAAATTGAAAAACGTATTTTAACTTTTATGAATGAAGCCAAAGAGCCAAATCCTTTTGAAAGTCTAAATAATGTAGTCCAATATAACGACTATTCTGTGGAAGCTGGAATTTTTGCTTATAGCCAACTTGCAGGCGCAGATATTATTGCTTTACCAACGCAAGGTCGCCAAGGTTTGGCACACTTTTTCTCTGGAAGTATTGGCGAAGACGTGGTAAACCATTCAGATTTGCCAGTAATGACTTTTAAGATAAGTTAA
- the hpf gene encoding ribosome hibernation-promoting factor, HPF/YfiA family codes for MTINIQYVKMPTSEAMNKYVEKRLNKIAEKYEWLIRADVSFKLENNVYGKGNICEMELSLPGPKIFATSTEATFEAAAKETISDIEKQLKKRKAKFTIH; via the coding sequence ATGACTATAAACATCCAATACGTGAAAATGCCCACCAGTGAGGCCATGAACAAGTATGTAGAAAAGAGGTTGAATAAAATCGCTGAAAAATATGAATGGCTTATTAGAGCTGATGTTAGTTTTAAACTGGAAAACAATGTGTATGGAAAAGGCAACATTTGTGAAATGGAACTGAGTCTTCCAGGACCCAAAATATTTGCAACTTCAACAGAAGCAACTTTTGAAGCCGCCGCAAAAGAAACAATTTCGGATATCGAAAAACAGCTCAAAAAACGCAAAGCTAAATTCACAATACACTAA
- a CDS encoding YgaP family membrane protein — protein sequence MISRYIRGVAGAIILISLLLAVYINISWLWLTGFVGFNLLQSSITKWCLLEKILKRIGVKDKKESCSS from the coding sequence ATGATTAGTAGATATATTAGAGGAGTTGCAGGAGCTATTATATTAATCAGTCTTTTATTGGCTGTTTATATAAATATTAGTTGGTTGTGGCTAACTGGTTTTGTTGGCTTCAATTTACTTCAGTCATCAATTACAAAATGGTGTTTGTTGGAAAAAATTCTTAAAAGAATTGGAGTAAAAGATAAAAAGGAAAGTTGCAGTTCCTAA